gtcccacatgcTGAGCACTCAGCTGCCACTTTTCTTTcactctggtcaaactcctcccgAACCATCtttactgtgtttaggtcaggtggccaggtcatgtgatacaACACAcgctatcactctcctttgtaggcagctTGATGTCCAAAACTGACTTATACTAAGCGACGCACAATTGGGAAAGTCggatcagacagtccctgtAGCAACTGGAGGTGCTTCACTCAGGGGCCcataaacccatctaaagaccaagggatttgaaccttgtaatgacaggcacagacacctaaccctaaccctaaccccacacaCCTAGCCACACAGTACCTCCCCCACGCTCCATCGTGAATGCATTAGCTGGCACTGAAAAGATAACTCTGCACTCACAgctcgtgtgtgtgtataaacgGCTCGCTCACCAGGTGCCGGAGCTCCCTCAGGTCCTTGCAGACCGAGTAGAAGACCCCCAGCAGGATGTTGATGTAGAAGGTGTAAAGCTCTGCGGAGTAGCTGGGGTGGCTGTCCTGGGCCAGGATCTGCTGCAGCTccgctgaggggggggggatgtggagGGAGATGCTCGGTTACCACGGCAACACACGGCAGCCAAACATGGCAATGCAGGCGTTCATCGAGATGCGGAACACAGCACCGGGCCCTGTGGCTACCCTCCCAGGCCGGTATGAGGCCTGAGCACAGGACCCCAGTGGGAGACAAGCAAAACGCACTCTACTAGGAAACAGGAATGCCGCTGCCACGGCAACAGGCTAGACCATGGCGGGAAGGCCGAGGGCGTCCAAGAAAACCAGCAGCATCCGTCTGGCAGAGCAGACGCCCCCATGCATCGAGACAAGCTGGGATGAAGCAGATCTATCAAGTTCGCCTTGGTTTGAAGGAGGAGCCCCAAGGATGGACTGGGGCCCGTCAacaaaatgatgatgatgatgatgattaccATGGTATAAAGTACGTCAGATGGGGCCTGAAGCAGGGGTACAAGGtaaagctgggggggggcaaaggtgCCCCCTCCTACACACACCTTTACTGTAATCAGGGAAGTGCAGCTGCAGGGGCTCAAAGCAGCCAGTGCTGGGCCTGAACTTGTCCCACACAATCTCGCTGAGCAGGATCACGGTCACGTTATcctccacctgcagggggcgacacACATCCATCATTCTAACACACCTCGGCCAGCTCCGCCCGAGTGTCTGTAGCTCACTGTTGGCTTTATCTACTGCTGACTTTAAGGAATCTAAACATAACATTCCTACTGCTCATCCAGGGAAAGGcttcacccacccccccacaactGACACTTTGTTATGGGGCAGACTCCCCTTGTCTCGTTCTTCACAAATCTAGACGTTTGACACATGTCAGAGGAGTCTTGTGGGTTTTTTGCTAATAAAGGAgaaaacacacgcacacgtacacacacgcgcgcaccgCTTCACACATCGGAACTCCGAATACCTTCACACACCACAGTAATGATATTCCTGCACTCGGCTCCATACACCAGCAGAATTTTAATGCAGGCGGCCCATTAAAAATATATCAGAGCAGCCGCCGAGATTCACATGAGCAGCGTCGCCGATCAAATGGGAAACTTACATAACTGCATTTCCGGGCAGCTCTCGAAACCACaggtattaaaaataataaagactGCACACTCCATGATCACTGCCATTCTCTAGGGCTCCCACACTGGGGGGGGTATTATCAATCCCAGATGATGGCTTTTACAGGAGAGGAGGGCTACAGTTACATATTTGTCTCTCCTCCAAGCCGTGGCTTACCTGCCCTTGGACAGCAGAGCAGATCAGCGTGCTGCTGTGGTATTTTGAGTTAATTACTGTAATTGAATTAAAAAGTGATCATTAGTCATCATCGCTGAGCGGCTGAACGGCATGTCGCTGAAGAGGAGAGAGTTGGCAGAGCCGGAGAGCAGAGAGATAAATTTAGCCCCGTTTTTAATGTGCTAAAAGGCGTCAGCCTCACATACCAATTCTGACGATATAGCAAAGGGTCTTTGGGATGCTGTCGGCCAAGGCCAGTGCTGGCCCGGAAACGGCCCAGGACAATCGGATAACATTTCAAGGCTCCATCAAAACCtgcctgcatccccccccccccatttacatACACAGTGAGGGGGGTCCAGTGGTTCTTACCAGTTCCTGTAAGCGCAGAAAGCCAGGTAGAAGATTGGCGCTCATGTCCCGCAAGACCTCCGCCCGGTCCAAGACCTGATCTCAGAAACACGTGGTTATATTTCACAACAGAAATAGGGGTTCATCAAAAAACTAGGGTTCAAGGCAGAGAATAACCTTGGTTGGGGCGCCAACCGATGGGCAGccaggctacgttcacactgcaggatAAATGTGGCCCAAATCCCattttttgctcatatgtgaCTCAGATCACATTTTTTCATGACAATGTGAACAGCACAAGTCACATGGAATCCGATTTTTTCAGTTCCTATTTGGGCCACTTCAGTATGTGGTTATAAATTGGATACTGGTCTGATTTTTTGCAATGCGACCTCAGTCTGAGCAGCGAAATCGGAATTCGTGCGACTTTTACGTCACTCTCGATCGACGTTCGTCACAATTCTGCGCAGGCAGAAGTCACCATATGTCCCCGTCAGAGTGCCAAACATGAAGGAGAGCACAGAAGCTGGCCAGTGGAGGGACAGCGAGGTGCTGGATTTAATACGTATTTGGGGAGATAAATCTGTTCAGGCAAAACTGGAAGGTTCATATCGTAACTGGGCAGTTTTCGAATCAATAAAGTGACGTCTTTGTTTTTGCGTATCATTGcgtctttgttgttttgtgcGCATGCGGGCCAGTTCAGTATAGTGAACCGttcacattgaaatctgatattACCCACATTAAAAAGAGTaatgtgaacaggcaaacaaaaaatcCGATCTGAGCAGAAAATCAGAATTGAGCATTAAGACCTGCAGTGTGAAGGCAGCCACATTCACACCAATgagcaatttggcaactccaatctACCTatagcatgtctttggactgtaggggaTAACACAGAACACAGACAAAATCCCGAAacacgtggagaacatgcaaacagaaaGCTCAGGCAGGGAAACAAACCCTGGTCTGCACTAACCCACAGCTCCATCATGCCGCCCCTGCATCTTGCTTAAATACTCCAATTTCAGTACCAAATAAAGCAAACCTAAGGGAGTATGACGCATGTGCACTGAAAGAGCACCTCGCCGGAAGAGTGCAGAAGCCGGACCCCAGTCACGGCCATAATGTGGTTCCCATGAAAACCGCACGGCTGTCGTGCGAAACAGCCACAAATCTGAAAGCTGGGCCTGAAAGGGAGACTGCGGGGGTGGGTTTGCGCACACTCACGATGTATCGCGTGTGCTTGGCTGAATCCTCCGCGCACAGCTGTCGGTACAGGCGCACGAAATCGGACAGGGAGGGGCTGCGGGACAGGGTCACGGCCGATGAGTCGAAGAGGGAGCCCAGCACCTGCTCGAAGAGCAGGCCTGGAGACACGCACTCGACGCAGCTCACCACCACATGGGGCATCTGCGCGGGGGACAGAGGGGAAGCAGAGAAACCAAAAAAACAGGCTTAAGGAAGCAGGTGGGGCTTCTTCTCCATATTTTCAACACATATATTTGACACAGTAACACCCCTCAAATAAGCCAGACACTTGCAAGTGtcatacttttaaaaatgtcacCTTCCAAGTTTAGCAGCGCTTTCAGAAGCCGCCAGGGCGTCTGGAGCTCAAGCGCATCTCTCACCTGCAGCTCCCTCAGCAGGGTGAGTGTCACGTGACTCTTCCCCATGGCTCGGTGACCATAGATAAAGATAGACGGGAAGCTATAATGATCCGGCTGCAAggaaagagattttttttttttactacgaGAATACCAAGCCATCGGCGGATGCCAAGATCTCCGTATATTTTAGCACAGTATTTGTGCGACACATCGTAGCGTGTGACCCGTGTTGGACGGACACGGCAGGTGCTCCCACCGGGACAGGCGCCACATGACGGAGACCCTGACTGGGCATGCCGTTAATGAAAACAGAGGGATGGGTGAAAACGTGCGCGAAATTACCTTATCGTTTAATTTATGTTGCTGTACAAGGCCAGTCATTCATGCAGCGCCGTCTGCGGTGATATTGCGACCGATCGGGAAAGAGCTCACCTCTCCGAAGAGGGCAAGCAGCGCGGCAGCCTGTGCTTCTCTGCAAGGCACCTTCTCCGACACCAGACGCAGCTGCGCCTCCGAGTACCCCTGCTGCCGAAGCTCCGCGGGCATCCTGAGGTAAAATGCCAAGTTTTACAGCCCCCCCAAAAACGCAGCGAAAGGATGCGAGCATGTACCAGTACCCCCTTCACGCGCTGGGATTACAGGTAAAACGTTAAATATGCAACATTTTCCGTGAGATATTGGTTCAAGGACTAAATTCCCATGCAACATAACCATATCATAGAGGAACAACACGACAAGCATACATTTCATAACTTTCACACAGCTTATATTTTGTGTAACTTAGTCTGACGCTAACATAGTTACACGCCGACAACAATGCTGAATACTACTGTATAGTGTTTCGAGCATAAGTGAGTTTgataactttattttaaatgcttaTGTTTCACTGGAAGACAAAATATAACACCTACTTTTATTCAGCGCACGAGAGCGATCCTTGTCGATTTCGCGCGCCTTAATACCATCATAACCATCTACTTCCTACGTTCTGGCGAATCACAACAGTCTTCCTCTGCCGAGTCTACAACTACTTCCTACTTTTTGACCTATCGCAACTCGATTCTATTAATGAATTATGGGAGCTGAAGTCTTTACCAAAACCTTCACTGGCCATAGGCAAAAAAAGTTTTCATTTGCTGTAGCGTTATATAAAATAAGGTTTTTGCGTTATTCTTAAAATTACCCATCTTAAAACACGATTGATTCCGTTTCGATAAAATCCAGAAGCAAAAGTTTGAAATGGCTTagcttttaattaaaattcaaaaatattcaGTTGGCCAAAAGCCCactaatataaaatatttatccaGTACGTCATAACTCTTCTCAAGGTACGGGACCTCTTTATGTTCTACTTTATTAGCTGCAATCAGCTTCGTCACCAGAGGCTCTGGGCTGGAGGGGACCCAAAATTAAAGTTAAACTGAAAATTAAACCAACAagttaaaaaacacaaatgctTTACTGGTCTTTATTTCTGTTACAGTCTCATTGTGTGTGTTTCTACGTAATTAGGGTAAAATCTACCGAGACCCCCGTTGGACAAAACCTACCGAAGAGGTCCTAGGTGACATTTTACTAAAGGACCCATAATTTCTAGCTACGCCCCTGGCTGCAATGCTAGATAAAATAGGCCCTAATTACGTTTTGTTTGAGAAATGGGTGGATTGATGGATAGGCAGATGACAGAAGTATCGGTCCTAAGTTTTGCAATTTATATTGGGACTAAATCAAGAAAAGTAATACCAGGAAGATTATAACGACTACCAGCCTTCTAATCTTTCTTCCCAGAATATGTTAACCTGCGGCGGCGGCGCCCAGATGGAGCCCAGCCCCGTCCGTTCAGCGCTTACAGCGAGCGCCGCACTGAGTGTCTGACAAGCGTGTGTGTGCGGGGAGAAGTGAGAGCGAGATGCGGAcgcatttttctttctttttgtttatttggtCTTAGTAATGCCACGGgcatttaaaaactgaaaaacaagtATTTAGTTGAGTCTATGGCATGATTTTTTCGCCAAGTGAATTGTTATGGGACTGGCCTGTATCTGTCTTTTTTGCCGGCCCACCTACGCTATGATTTCTGGCTCGGCCGTTGATGCGAACATAATTTTGGTAATTACCGTGTACTTAGACTTGATTGTCAAAAACTGCACTATATGAAATGGatgtatttcttaaatattgCATACATATTGCTATATTCTAAGCTTATTTCGTGCTACATTTGCTACTAAGTGTAAACGGTTCCTTTGTATAGTTGAATAAAATGAATATTCCACTCTAAGAAACTTATAATACTACACATTATAAGTGATATATAATCCACAGAATGAAATGACTACATTGATTATTGTAGTGGTGCTGCCTCTGGTAAGACTGTCGTCCTCCCTGCAGACTGACACCTGTCACAGGGGTGTATCCCCCCCCTTCACCGTGCAGGTGACGTCACTCTCGGCCAGCAGTAGATGCGCGCAGCATGACACACGCATATGCACACGGGTTCGTACCGACGGGGACAAAGCGGACAAAAAGCGGCCGCCTTGCCGTCGGATCTGCTCGCTGACAGGATCCCAGGCAGCCCCAGATTATCACCGCCCGAAGAGTGCCGACATCATCTTTACAACAAGTGACGGCTTCGGACGCGAAGCCGGCGACTCAGACCAAAGAGGTTCCCGCACCTCCCGGCACCTCAACGGCGCTTCGGTTAGAACCTCAGCggaattttaatttaaaaatcttaattttaataaatcaaaGCTTGGCACTATTTTCGTAGTCTTCCTCATTTGCCAGGCGCGTGGAAGCAGAATTGGAAATGAGGATCTGATGATCCAGCGAGACTGTAAGGCAGATCTGTAATGACAGACTGACTGCCTGCAATACAGGTATTTTTagggattaaaaaaatacacgCATGGGTATAATGTAGGAAGATTGAACAGCAGACCATACCGCCCGCAATGACCTAAAACACAGACTTAATTTGCCGTTATTCATTCGCTCTCCTCTTCCTCGTCGCGGACAGAGGAAGCTGTACATTATCTCCGTAGCAACCCCGGGACTGCGTCTGACACTGAGACAGATTTTTCTTGGACGATTGATCGCCGTGTTGGGGCGCCTGCCGATTCCGTGCCAAAGAACATGACTATCCCGTAGCGACAGTTTCGCGTCATTTTAGCGGTGCACCAGTTTTGGTTTTGCATTTGGGGGAAGCCGGTGCAGAACGTAACGGGCGCCTTGGATCCACGAGTTTCCCTGTCGGTGATGCGTTCATCACGTCCGCCGTGCTGTGCGGACTGGGGTGCGAGTGTCACGGCAGAGAGGCGGGTCACACCTGATGTCTCAACTGCGCTGCTGAGCATGTCAGACGGGTAGGGGGAAAATACAAAAGGGAGAAGCGTTTACGGTTGAATCAGTGCACAGGCTGCGTCTTTTTTTCCTGCGTTGGATCTCCGACCCTCGCTCCGACTGAGCTCTTCCCTGGCCAGCATCTCCAGATGCTGTCTGTGCGCTTCCATCTGCGGCTGACCAGCGATCGAAACCCGTGACGGGCGGACCGTGATTCTGCGCTGCCCGCGTTCTGCCACAAATACAGTTCAAACTAAGGCATGGTCCCTGGGACTCCCGCAGCCATGCTACCGGCCTCAGAAGCTGCCAAGATTTACCAGACGAACTATGTCCGCAACTCTCGAGCCATCGGGGTCCTATGGGCCATCTTCACCATCCTTTTTGCCATCGTCAATGTGGTGTGCTTTATTCAGCCCTACTGGATCGGTGACGGCGTGGACACGCCGCAAGCAGGCTACTTCGGTCTTTTCCATTACTGTATCGGAAACGGGCTGTCCCGGGAGCTGACATGCCAGGGAAGCTTTACCGAGTTCAGCTCCATCCCTTCGGGCGCCTTCAAGGCCGCGTCCTTCTTCATCGGGATGTCCATGGTTCTGGTCATCACCTGCATCGTCTGCTTTGCCCTTTTCTTCTTCTGCAGCACGGCCACTGTCTATAAGATCTGTGGCTGGATGCAGCTCGCTTCTGGTAAGTAGTCTTGTCTTTTTCTGGTGTTAAAGGGGGTATTTTCGACCAGGTAATTCGTTAAAATCCACTTATCCGGCAGAAGGGAGTGTGTAATGAATAAGATAACTTTAAGGCTACAATAATGTTCGTACTGCttttgcaaaaaaagaaaaaaaaacacttatttaCATAACTTGTGTTTTTAACATTTTCCGATTTAGTCTTGCTTTAGTCATAATTCTAATTCCCGTAGGAGCTCTAGCTatgtgaaatgaaaaacaaaatacacaaaatatgTAGTCACCTGATTACTATTTGAAGTAGGACCGTGTCACCTCTAACACGGTCTGGGATGGTCACTTAACGGTGACTGAAGTTGGAATTTGCCACATGAACGTGGGCTGCTGCGTAATTTCAGCGCATCGCAAAATACCCTACGGATGGCGACTGTGACACGACAGGCATGTGATAAAATCTACATCACTATCAACTGgctgcttcaatattatttttttacatgcaTCGTTGCCGGCAAATTATTAACCGTTACTCAAGGTTATGTTTCCGGCCGCGTTTTAAGAGATGCAAACAAACGGGGAAAATCAATATTTGAATTGGGAGAAGCAAGGTCAACTGCATTATGGTCATGATGTTATTCTCTCATTTATTCTGTCATACAATACTGCATTCGCAAATACTGGGCAGAATTTCCAAACAACCCTCCTAGTTTGTTTACACAAATAAATGGCTTTTTCATGGATTGTTTTACAGTTGGGAAAATTCCCCTGttccattttttattattaattttggAGATGAACACTTTTGAAACACTAATCGGCCCTAAGACTTAAGCATACGGAATGTCTTGAACTCGGTTTAATTTATGGAGAAATATgataaacatgttttatttcattacCATTTGTTAGAGACCCAcaagatatttaaaaaatctgggCCCATGGCAAAATACCATAATATTAcagagtttttaaaataaatgtcagCAAACTCCATTACACCAAAGAAACGAAACTGGTCAAGAAAAACTGTGGGTTTCCTCAGACTTTGAAATTACTTCAGTGCCTATGAATGTTGTCCCAGTTGTAGGTTTTCGGTGTTTGTGACCTGACTTTCTCTTCAAAAGAGCACAAACGTGGATGTTTTACTTGCTGACAGGGTTTGTTCTTCACGATCAGTGTGATTGCAGCTGTCTTTGACGCCAGTGTGCTCTACAGCTCTAGGATGTGAACTCGGCGCACAGACATGTTCGGTGTGGGCTGAGCCGGCAGGTACCGATGACTCTGTGCTGCCCTTGGCTGCCAGTCCCATATCGACTCAAGGACATGGTTTTGGACCCTCTCCTGTGGGCATCTTGGGACCAGCACTCAGTTCCCTGTTTCATGGACCCAGTCCAGAAACCCTTAATTTGTCACTCTCCCTGCTGTGCCCACTACGCCCATCTCACATTcccgctcgctctctctctccctctgttcctccaTCCCTCCCACCTTCATGGATGGGCGGCACACTGAGGCCGACTCCTGTCCCTAGGATTGTCTTTTTATTAAAAACCAAAATTAGTCCAGATCATCCATATGGAAGGACATTAGTAACGGAGTGGAGCAGCCGCTGAGGTTCCATCAGGCCCAACTGATGCACTGACACCGTCTCCCTGAAAGAGGCAGACAGGACTGTGCATCTTGGACATGAGCACAGGTTAGCTGATTGGTACTTTGTCTATAAAATTATCATTTCTTTGACCACTGGGATTAGTGATTGCTGCCGTGGCATGTTAAGAAAAGACCCTGTGATTGGCCTTGGCCTCTGAGGTCAAACCGATTTGATTTGATGATCGAGAGGCATTTAGCTCATTACCTTGCTGACTTGTACGGCACCTAAGCAGGTTACGCTTTAAAACCGTGGGAGCAGACTGACAGCTTAATGAGGGAGGACCCACCAAGAGATGCTTAATGGGATGATTTTCCAGGAAAATGTTAGTGTTAGTGTTGTCAAAATGGAGAAGCACCTGGAGGAGTGCGTGGGGCTCGGCAGTGAACGGAGCACGTCACCCTCATCTCCGCCTCCTTCCAGGACTATTGCGGCTGAATGACGTCCTTGGGCAGACCTTCTGTAGCAGCAAGATGGGTGTGACTGCCCAGATTTGGCTCCCgggtcccccgccccccccagatTAGCTTATTGTCACGTTACCCCGCAGTACCCTGAAATATGGAGGTGGTCATGCTCCAGTTCCCGTGGCCAAAACAACATGGACTCCCTGTCTCATTAAGTGGAGCAGACAGACCCTCCCGGGGGGGAGCAGGCTGTGAGGTGAATGGTAACCAGACCCCACATCTCTGAGTTTCACCCTGCCTCTGGTGGCTGAGTGCAGTCAGGATCTGGATCTGATGTAGACCTTCTCCACACAGACCAACGCCCTTCTCAGCTTCCTTCTTATTGATGATGCAAGCTAACGTTCAGTGGAGTTTCCTCCCTCTGGGCATCTGCACCTCCTATGTAAACCTGTAGCTTTTTCTTGAGAGTAACGCGTTCCATTTCCATTTGAGAACATCCGGGCTCCCAGCCTCATCCGATATCATCTGAGAGCGGCTCCCGTGAGACATGGGAGCGGATCACATAAAGGGGCCCCGTTTGGCTGCCGGCGCAGTATCGATCCAGGAAGCTGTCCTCGGGATGTCACATGCGCCGCTAACCGGAAAATGGGCCTCACACCCCCcccgatgggggggggggggggggggaggcaggggagCACGTCCGTGGCCACTTGGCTGTGTGCGTGAGAAGATCGCAGCCGCTGGACGGGGTGGGCTATTTGTCGAGCCGCTGAGCAGATCACATGTAATTTGTGCAGTGCATGTGCGTGTATCGTGTAAAGATTGTGCAGTGCGTGTGCGTGTACTGTGCATAGCGTGTGTGTGCACGTCATGCATGGATTGTGCAGACTGTGCATCGTGGGCCTTGTGTGTCAGAGCTTCTCAAAGCTGCACCATTCAGAGAGTCAGACTCCTTCAAAATGGAGGCAGGCAGAATGGGGAGACACGGTGACATCACACAGATGCCCGTCATccgcagggggggtgggggggctcgcAGGGCGGACCGTGCGGGATACGGAGGGGGGGAGCATCAGTGGGAAAGG
This window of the Paramormyrops kingsleyae isolate MSU_618 chromosome 1, PKINGS_0.4, whole genome shotgun sequence genome carries:
- the orc5 gene encoding origin recognition complex subunit 5 isoform X1, which translates into the protein MPAELRQQGYSEAQLRLVSEKVPCREAQAAALLALFGEPDHYSFPSIFIYGHRAMGKSHVTLTLLRELQMPHVVVSCVECVSPGLLFEQVLGSLFDSSAVTLSRSPSLSDFVRLYRQLCAEDSAKHTRYIVLDRAEVLRDMSANLLPGFLRLQELVEDNVTVILLSEIVWDKFRPSTGCFEPLQLHFPDYSKAELQQILAQDSHPSYSAELYTFYINILLGVFYSVCKDLRELRHLAALNFPKFCEPLEKGEAEESDTHKLWRNIEPHLKKAMQTVYLREVSSFQWEEQLKQDGETQSLRGLSAYAHVELPYYSKFLLIAAYLASYNPARTDRRFFVKHHGKIRKTTFLKKHEKTSNHLLGPKPFPLDRLLAIFYSVVDSRVAPTASIFSQISSLVTLQLLTQVGHDDQLDNPKYKCTVSLDFIRAIARTVGFDILRYLYDFL
- the lhfpl3 gene encoding LHFPL tetraspan subfamily member 3 protein → MVPGTPAAMLPASEAAKIYQTNYVRNSRAIGVLWAIFTILFAIVNVVCFIQPYWIGDGVDTPQAGYFGLFHYCIGNGLSRELTCQGSFTEFSSIPSGAFKAASFFIGMSMVLVITCIVCFALFFFCSTATVYKICGWMQLASGTCLVLGCMIYPDGWDSDEVKRMCGEQTDKYALGACSVRWAYILAIMGILDALILSFLAFVLGNRQDGLMAEELLADSKEGGNA